The proteins below come from a single Drosophila suzukii chromosome X, CBGP_Dsuzu_IsoJpt1.0, whole genome shotgun sequence genomic window:
- the LOC108006545 gene encoding divalent-cation tolerance protein CutA has translation MLMQYRISPRFLTFRWSLVRNLLIAASVTTAAVTIRPAFASSSSAQCTSSGRREGCSSFSSNSSASMGDQTPATASASGESYQAGSSSVAFVTTPDRESARKLARSIIDQKLAACVNIVPNIESIYMWEGKVTEDNEYLMMVKTRTNRIDELSKFVRENHPYSVAEVISLPIQNGNPPYLDWIAQSVPEKGSKKD, from the coding sequence ATGTTGATGCAATATCGTATCTCCCCAAGGTTCTTGACCTTTCGCTGGTCGTTGGTGCGCAACCTGTTGATCGCGGCCAGCGTCACGACCGCCGCCGTCACAATCCGTCCGGCGTTCGCCTCGAGCAGTTCAGCCCAGTGCACTTCCAGTGGCCGCCGGGAagggtgctcctccttctcctCGAATTCCAGTGCCAGCATGGGTGACCAGACACCAGCCACTGCATCCGCATCAGGGGAATCCTACCAGGCGGGCAGCAGCTCGGTGGCCTTCGTGACCACGCCGGATCGGGAGTCTGCGAGGAAACTGGCCCGCAGCATCATCGACCAGAAACTGGCCGCCTGCGTCAACATTGTGCCCAACATCGAGTCCATCTACATGTGGGAGGGCAAGGTCACCGAGGACAACGAGTACCTGATGATGGTCAAGACGCGCACCAATCGCATCGACGAGCTGAGCAAGTTCGTCCGCGAGAATCATCCGTACAGCGTCGCCGAGGTCATATCGCTGCCCATCCAGAACGGCAATCCGCCGTATCTGGACTGGATCGCCCAGTCGGTGCCGGAGAAGGGGAGCAAGAAAGACTAG